The Pseudomonas kermanshahensis genome includes a window with the following:
- a CDS encoding high-affinity branched-chain amino acid ABC transporter permease LivM: MNKNLKQAFFSALLVWAVAFPVLGLKLSIDGISLAVHSQGSFTISIIAVCSVLMFLRVLFDKQWSSVMGRRSDRKLVPPAVSNYLTLPKTQRWIIMGLIVAALVWPFFGSRGAVDIATLILIYVLLGLGLNIVVGLAGLLDLGYVGFYAVGAYSYAMLSHYLGWSFWVCLPIAGLMAATFGFLLGFPVLRLRGDYLAIVTLGFGEIIRLFLRNLTDWTGGPNGISNIPKPEFFGLTFERRAAEGMQTFHEFFGLEYNSINKVIFLYLVALLLALLALFVINRLLRMPIGRAWEALREDEIACRALGLNPTVIKLSAFTLGACFAGFAGSFFAARQGLVTPESFTFIESAIILAIVVLGGMGSQLGVILAAIVMILLPELMREFSEYRMLMFGALMVLMMIWRPQGLLPMQRPHMELRR; encoded by the coding sequence ATGAACAAAAATCTTAAACAGGCGTTCTTCAGCGCCTTGCTGGTCTGGGCCGTGGCCTTCCCGGTGCTCGGCCTGAAACTGAGCATCGACGGCATCAGCCTGGCCGTGCACAGCCAAGGGTCGTTCACCATCAGCATCATCGCCGTCTGCTCGGTGCTGATGTTCCTGCGCGTGCTGTTCGACAAGCAGTGGAGTTCGGTGATGGGCCGCCGCTCGGATCGCAAGCTGGTCCCGCCTGCGGTGAGCAACTACCTGACCCTGCCCAAGACCCAGCGCTGGATCATCATGGGGCTGATCGTGGCTGCGCTGGTCTGGCCGTTCTTCGGCTCGCGCGGTGCGGTCGACATCGCCACGCTGATTCTGATCTACGTGTTGCTGGGCCTGGGCCTGAACATCGTGGTCGGCCTCGCGGGCCTGCTCGACCTGGGTTATGTGGGCTTCTATGCCGTGGGTGCCTACAGCTATGCCATGCTGTCGCATTACCTGGGCTGGAGCTTCTGGGTCTGCCTGCCGATCGCCGGCCTGATGGCCGCCACCTTTGGCTTCCTGCTCGGCTTCCCGGTGCTGCGCTTGCGCGGTGACTACCTGGCGATCGTGACCCTGGGCTTCGGCGAGATCATCCGCCTGTTCCTGCGTAACCTCACCGACTGGACCGGTGGCCCTAACGGCATCAGCAACATCCCCAAGCCAGAGTTCTTCGGCCTGACCTTCGAACGCCGTGCCGCCGAGGGCATGCAGACCTTCCACGAGTTCTTCGGGCTGGAATACAACTCGATCAACAAGGTCATCTTCCTCTACCTGGTAGCGCTGCTGCTGGCCTTGCTGGCACTGTTCGTCATCAACCGCCTGCTGCGCATGCCGATCGGTCGTGCCTGGGAAGCCTTGCGTGAAGACGAGATCGCCTGCCGCGCACTGGGCCTGAACCCTACCGTGATCAAGCTCTCGGCGTTCACCCTGGGTGCCTGCTTCGCTGGTTTCGCCGGCAGCTTCTTCGCGGCTCGCCAAGGCCTGGTGACCCCCGAGTCGTTCACCTTCATTGAATCGGCGATCATCCTCGCCATCGTCGTGCTCGGCGGCATGGGCTCACAACTGGGCGTGATCCTCGCGGCCATCGTGATGATCCTGTTGCCTGAGCTGATGCGTGAGTTCAGCGAATACCGGATGCTGATGTTCGGTGCGCTGATGGTGTTGATGATGATTTGGCGTCCGCAAGGCCTGCTGCCTATGCAACGTCCACACATGGAGCTGCGTCGATGA
- the livG gene encoding high-affinity branched-chain amino acid ABC transporter ATP-binding protein LivG, whose amino-acid sequence MSREILQVSGLSMRFGGLLAVNGVALTVKEKQVVALIGPNGAGKTTVFNCLTGFYKPSGGTILLDGQPIQGLAGHQIARKGVVRTFQNVRLFKEMTALENLLIAQHRHLNTNFFAGLFKTPSFRRSEKEAMERAQYWLEKVNLTEFANRTAGTLAYGQQRRLEIARCMMTQPRIIMLDEPAAGLNPKETEDLKALIAYLRESHNVTVLLIEHDMKLVMSISDHIVVINQGTPLADGTPEQIRDNPDVIKAYLGEA is encoded by the coding sequence ATGAGCCGCGAAATTCTGCAAGTCAGCGGCCTGAGCATGCGCTTCGGCGGCTTGTTGGCGGTCAACGGCGTGGCCCTGACCGTCAAGGAAAAACAAGTGGTGGCGCTGATCGGCCCGAACGGCGCCGGCAAGACCACCGTGTTCAACTGCCTGACCGGCTTCTACAAGCCCAGCGGCGGCACCATCTTGCTCGATGGCCAGCCGATCCAGGGCCTGGCCGGCCACCAGATCGCCCGCAAGGGCGTGGTACGGACCTTCCAGAACGTACGCCTGTTCAAGGAAATGACCGCGCTGGAGAACCTGCTGATCGCCCAGCACCGGCACTTGAACACCAACTTCTTCGCAGGCTTGTTCAAGACCCCGAGCTTCCGCCGCAGCGAGAAGGAGGCCATGGAGCGCGCGCAGTACTGGCTGGAAAAGGTCAACCTGACCGAATTCGCCAACCGCACCGCCGGCACCCTCGCCTACGGCCAGCAACGCCGCCTGGAAATCGCCCGCTGCATGATGACCCAGCCACGGATCATCATGCTCGACGAACCGGCAGCAGGCCTGAACCCGAAAGAGACCGAAGACCTCAAGGCACTGATCGCCTACCTGCGCGAATCACACAACGTTACCGTGCTGCTGATCGAGCACGACATGAAGCTGGTGATGAGCATCTCCGACCATATCGTGGTGATCAACCAGGGTACCCCCCTGGCCGACGGCACGCCGGAGCAGATTCGCGACAATCCTGATGTGATCAAGGCTTACCTGGGGGAAGCGTAA
- a CDS encoding ABC transporter ATP-binding protein: MLKFENVSTFYGKIQALHSVNVEINQGEIVTLIGANGAGKSTLLMTLCGSPQAHSGSIKYLGEELVGQTSSHIMRKSIAVVPEGRRVFARLTVEENLAMGGFFTDKGDYQEQLDKVLQLFPRLKERYIQRGGTMSGGEQQMLAIGRALMSKPKLLLLDEPSLGLAPIIIQQIFDIIEQLRRDGVTVFLVEQNANQALKIADRAYVLENGRVVMQGTGEALLSDPKVRDAYLGG; encoded by the coding sequence ATGCTGAAGTTCGAGAACGTTTCCACCTTCTACGGCAAGATCCAGGCACTGCACAGCGTCAACGTGGAAATCAACCAGGGCGAGATCGTCACCTTGATCGGCGCCAACGGCGCAGGCAAGTCGACCCTGCTGATGACCTTGTGCGGCTCGCCGCAGGCGCACAGTGGCAGCATCAAGTACCTGGGTGAAGAACTGGTCGGCCAGACCTCCTCGCACATCATGCGCAAGAGCATCGCCGTAGTCCCCGAAGGGCGCCGCGTGTTCGCCCGCCTGACGGTCGAAGAGAACCTCGCCATGGGCGGTTTCTTCACCGACAAGGGCGATTACCAGGAGCAGTTGGACAAGGTCCTGCAGCTGTTCCCGCGCCTGAAGGAGCGCTATATCCAGCGCGGCGGCACCATGTCCGGTGGCGAGCAGCAGATGCTCGCCATTGGCCGGGCGCTGATGAGCAAACCCAAGTTGCTGTTGCTCGACGAGCCCTCGCTGGGCCTGGCCCCGATCATCATCCAGCAGATCTTCGACATCATCGAACAGCTGCGCCGTGACGGCGTGACCGTGTTCCTGGTGGAGCAGAACGCCAACCAGGCGCTGAAGATCGCTGACCGTGCCTATGTACTGGAAAACGGACGGGTGGTGATGCAGGGCACGGGTGAAGCGCTGCTGAGTGACCCGAAGGTGCGTGACGCGTATCTGGGTGGTTGA
- a CDS encoding COG3650 family protein, which yields MRLTPSLLLAAMLPLFAGCQLMAATPTDPNIGTTRMQGELSAAGGQLLFKPCNESRRFVINDAASTGILQEAANLAKDAGDKLFADVRGRLTGSKQANTDGQLDVRRLYRLEPSTRACEDPNFKQLTLRANGHEPDWDIKASGKGMVVNRVGQAPLPLPFLEEEVPGGGLTLTSEANGQHVELWVAPQRCVDSATGAVRHLRAELRIDGKTLQGCGYYGGARDN from the coding sequence ATGCGCCTCACCCCCTCCCTGCTGCTCGCCGCCATGCTGCCCCTGTTCGCCGGCTGCCAGCTCATGGCTGCCACGCCGACCGACCCGAACATCGGCACCACGCGCATGCAGGGCGAACTGAGCGCCGCCGGGGGCCAGTTGCTGTTCAAACCCTGTAATGAAAGCCGCCGTTTCGTGATCAACGACGCCGCCAGCACCGGCATCCTGCAGGAAGCCGCCAACCTCGCCAAGGATGCTGGCGACAAGCTGTTCGCCGACGTGCGCGGCCGCCTGACCGGCAGCAAGCAGGCCAACACCGACGGCCAGCTCGACGTCCGCCGCCTGTACCGCCTGGAGCCCTCGACCCGGGCCTGTGAAGACCCCAACTTCAAACAACTGACCCTGCGTGCCAACGGCCACGAACCCGACTGGGACATCAAAGCCAGCGGCAAAGGCATGGTCGTCAACCGCGTAGGCCAGGCGCCGCTGCCCCTGCCGTTCCTGGAAGAAGAAGTACCCGGTGGCGGCCTGACCCTGACCAGCGAAGCCAACGGCCAGCACGTGGAGCTTTGGGTCGCACCGCAACGCTGCGTGGACAGCGCGACCGGGGCAGTCCGTCACTTGCGCGCCGAGCTGCGCATCGATGGCAAGACCCTACAAGGCTGCGGTTACTACGGTGGTGCACGCGACAACTGA
- a CDS encoding NAD(P)/FAD-dependent oxidoreductase, protein MLRITELKLPLDHPDEALREAIVQRLGIRDEQLLSFNLFKRSYDARKKNSELLFIYTIDLEASNEAELLRTFADDRNIGVAPDVTYKYVGHAPAEVEQRPIVVGFGPCGIFAGLLLAQMGFKPIILERGKEVRQRTKDTWGLWRKSVLNPESNVQFGEGGAGTFSDGKLYSQIKDPLHHGRKVLEEFVKAGAPDEILYINKPHIGTFRLTGMVEQMRQDIIALGGEVRFQEKVTDLLTDDGQLTGVVLESGEQLHSRHVVLALGHSARDTFRMLHAKGVFMEAKPFSVGFRIEHPQTLIDKARLGKYAGHPKLGAADYKLVYHAKNGRSVYSFCMCPGGTVVAATSEPGRVVTNGMSQYSRNERNANSGIVVGIDPERDYPGGPLAGIELQERLEAHAYVMGGSNYQAPAQLVGDFVAGRPSTALGSVEPSYKPGVTLGDLAPSLPDFAIEAIREALPAFDRQIKGYNLHDAVLTGIETRTSSPLRITRGEDFQSLNLKGLFPAGEGAGYAGGILSAGVDGIRIAEAVARDMLGLNA, encoded by the coding sequence ATGCTACGAATCACCGAACTGAAGCTGCCCCTGGACCACCCTGACGAAGCCCTGCGCGAAGCCATCGTCCAGCGCCTGGGCATCCGCGATGAGCAATTGCTCAGCTTCAACCTGTTCAAGCGCAGCTACGACGCACGCAAGAAAAACAGCGAACTGCTGTTCATCTACACCATCGACCTCGAAGCCAGCAACGAAGCCGAGCTGCTTCGCACATTCGCAGACGATCGCAACATCGGCGTCGCGCCTGACGTTACCTACAAGTACGTCGGCCACGCCCCTGCCGAGGTCGAGCAACGCCCGATCGTGGTCGGCTTCGGCCCCTGCGGCATCTTTGCCGGCCTGTTGCTGGCGCAGATGGGCTTCAAGCCGATCATCCTCGAGCGCGGCAAAGAAGTGCGCCAGCGCACCAAGGACACCTGGGGCCTGTGGCGCAAAAGCGTGCTCAACCCGGAGTCCAACGTGCAGTTCGGCGAAGGCGGCGCCGGGACGTTCTCCGACGGCAAGCTGTACAGCCAGATCAAGGACCCGCTGCACCACGGCCGCAAGGTGCTGGAAGAGTTCGTCAAGGCCGGTGCGCCCGATGAGATCCTCTACATCAACAAGCCGCACATCGGTACCTTCCGCCTGACCGGTATGGTCGAGCAGATGCGTCAGGACATCATCGCCCTGGGCGGCGAAGTGCGCTTCCAGGAGAAAGTCACCGACCTGCTGACCGATGATGGGCAACTGACCGGCGTGGTATTGGAAAGCGGCGAGCAGCTGCATTCGCGCCATGTGGTCCTGGCCCTGGGCCACAGTGCCCGCGACACGTTCCGCATGCTGCACGCCAAGGGCGTGTTCATGGAGGCCAAGCCCTTCTCGGTCGGCTTCCGTATCGAGCACCCTCAAACGCTGATCGACAAGGCGCGCCTGGGCAAGTACGCCGGCCACCCGAAACTCGGCGCCGCCGACTACAAACTGGTGTATCACGCCAAGAACGGCCGTTCGGTCTACAGCTTCTGCATGTGCCCAGGCGGCACCGTGGTCGCAGCCACCAGCGAGCCCGGCCGCGTCGTTACCAACGGCATGAGCCAGTACTCGCGTAACGAACGCAATGCCAACTCCGGCATCGTCGTCGGCATCGACCCGGAACGCGACTACCCGGGTGGCCCGTTGGCCGGTATCGAGCTGCAGGAGCGCCTGGAAGCCCACGCCTACGTGATGGGTGGCAGCAACTATCAGGCACCGGCGCAGTTGGTTGGCGACTTCGTGGCCGGCAGGCCGTCCACTGCCCTGGGCAGTGTCGAACCGTCGTATAAACCGGGCGTGACCCTGGGCGACCTGGCGCCGAGCCTGCCGGACTTCGCCATCGAGGCGATCCGCGAAGCACTGCCGGCATTCGATCGGCAGATCAAAGGCTACAACCTGCACGATGCGGTGCTGACCGGTATCGAGACGCGCACGTCTTCACCGCTGCGGATTACCCGGGGTGAGGACTTCCAGAGCCTGAACCTGAAGGGGCTGTTCCCAGCGGGCGAAGGTGCGGGTTATGCGGGCGGTATTCTGTCCGCTGGCGTCGATGGCATTCGCATTGCCGAGGCGGTGGCGCGGGACATGCTCGGGCTGAACGCATAA
- the nhaA gene encoding Na+/H+ antiporter NhaA, with protein MRSLFTRFFQLEAASGLLLIAAAVLALVINNSPLSYLYNGLLEVPVAVKVGALEIAKPLLLWINDGLMALFFLLIGLEVKREVVDGHLSKPSQIVLPATAAVGGMVIPALIYWFINRDDPAAVAGWAIPTATDIAFALGVLALLGKRVPVSLKLFLMTLAIIDDLGAIIVIALFYSGTLSSVSLLLAGACLVALLAMNRLGVVKLGPYLIIGLVLWVCVLKSGVHATLAGVALALCIPLRTRNAETSPLLSLEHALHPWVAYAILPLFAFANAGVSLAGMNLESFTHPVPMGIAVGLLLGKTVGVFGLTWVAIKLGLAALPAGANWGQLLGVAILCGIGFTMSLFVGSLAFVPGSSDYAGMDRMGILTGSFFAAVIGYAVTAMASRKTLAS; from the coding sequence GTGCGTAGCCTCTTCACCCGATTCTTTCAGCTCGAAGCTGCCAGCGGTCTGCTGTTGATCGCCGCGGCCGTTCTTGCGCTGGTCATCAACAACTCACCTTTGTCCTACCTGTACAACGGCCTGCTCGAGGTCCCGGTGGCGGTCAAAGTTGGCGCGCTGGAAATCGCCAAGCCCTTGCTGCTGTGGATCAACGACGGCCTGATGGCGCTGTTCTTCCTGCTCATCGGCCTGGAGGTCAAGCGCGAGGTGGTCGACGGCCACCTCTCCAAGCCCTCGCAGATAGTCCTGCCCGCTACCGCTGCGGTGGGCGGAATGGTGATACCAGCCCTGATCTACTGGTTCATCAACCGCGACGACCCCGCTGCGGTCGCCGGCTGGGCCATCCCCACCGCCACCGACATTGCCTTCGCCCTCGGCGTGCTAGCACTGCTGGGCAAGCGCGTACCGGTTTCGCTGAAGCTGTTCCTGATGACCCTGGCGATCATCGATGACCTGGGTGCGATCATTGTCATTGCCCTGTTCTATTCGGGCACCTTGTCGAGCGTCTCGCTGTTGCTGGCCGGCGCCTGCCTGGTAGCGCTGCTGGCCATGAACCGGCTTGGCGTGGTCAAACTCGGGCCCTACCTGATCATCGGCCTGGTGCTTTGGGTGTGCGTGCTCAAGAGCGGTGTTCACGCCACGCTGGCGGGTGTCGCCCTGGCGCTGTGCATCCCACTGCGCACCCGCAACGCCGAAACGTCGCCGCTGCTGTCCCTGGAGCATGCCCTGCATCCTTGGGTTGCCTACGCCATTCTGCCGCTGTTCGCCTTCGCCAACGCCGGTGTTTCGCTGGCAGGCATGAACCTGGAAAGCTTCACTCATCCAGTACCGATGGGTATCGCTGTCGGCTTGCTGCTGGGTAAGACGGTAGGGGTCTTCGGCCTGACCTGGGTGGCGATCAAACTTGGCCTGGCCGCGTTGCCGGCAGGCGCAAACTGGGGGCAATTGCTGGGGGTGGCGATCCTCTGTGGCATCGGCTTCACCATGAGCTTGTTCGTGGGCTCGCTGGCATTCGTGCCCGGCAGTAGCGATTATGCGGGCATGGACCGCATGGGCATCCTTACGGGCTCGTTCTTCGCCGCGGTCATCGGCTATGCCGTCACTGCGATGGCCAGCCGCAAAACCCTCGCAAGCTAA
- a CDS encoding glycine zipper 2TM domain-containing protein produces MRKSALLVATFTTMSLLLGGCASSLTGDSYSRDEARRVQTVRMGTIESLRPVKIEGTKTPIGGGAGAIVGGVAGSAVGGGRGSIVAAVIGAVAGGLAGSAAEEGITRTQGVEITVREDDGSMRAYVQAVQENEIFRVGDRVRIMTVDGTSRVSH; encoded by the coding sequence ATGCGTAAATCCGCTTTGCTGGTGGCGACCTTTACCACCATGTCGCTGTTGCTGGGGGGCTGTGCCTCGAGCCTGACCGGCGATAGCTACTCCCGTGATGAGGCCCGTCGCGTGCAGACAGTGCGTATGGGTACCATCGAATCCCTCCGTCCGGTCAAGATCGAAGGCACCAAGACCCCAATCGGCGGTGGCGCTGGCGCCATTGTCGGTGGCGTTGCCGGCAGTGCAGTCGGTGGTGGCCGCGGCAGCATCGTTGCGGCCGTAATTGGTGCAGTGGCCGGTGGCCTGGCAGGTTCTGCCGCCGAGGAAGGCATCACTCGCACCCAGGGTGTTGAAATCACCGTGCGTGAAGATGACGGCAGCATGCGTGCCTATGTGCAGGCCGTTCAGGAAAACGAGATTTTCCGGGTTGGCGACCGTGTTCGCATCATGACCGTCGACGGTACCAGCCGCGTCTCGCACTGA
- a CDS encoding 30S ribosomal protein S3 — protein MDYFIVVVTTVAGLYFHGWLYVRMRRWMDRDLALSMAGKDAQKRDYMLQRLEQARREKVKRKALASWLAREAEAYPGVAE, from the coding sequence ATGGATTACTTCATCGTCGTGGTGACAACTGTCGCAGGGCTGTACTTCCATGGGTGGCTGTATGTGCGCATGCGCCGCTGGATGGACCGCGACCTGGCGCTATCGATGGCCGGGAAGGATGCGCAGAAGCGTGACTACATGTTGCAGCGGCTGGAGCAGGCACGCAGAGAGAAGGTCAAGCGCAAGGCGCTGGCGAGTTGGTTGGCACGTGAGGCCGAGGCTTATCCCGGCGTAGCGGAATAA
- the pdxH gene encoding pyridoxamine 5'-phosphate oxidase, translating into MTQTLADMRRDYTRDGLAEAQAPGEPFALFHQWFADAVKTEQPPVEANALTLATVDGEGRPHCRVLLLKGVDDRGFTFFTNYESAKGQQLQANPFAAMTFFWPALERQVRIEGRVEKVTAKESDDYYQVRPLGSRLGAWASPQSQVITGREALEALVEATEARFCDTQPHCPEHWGGYRLLPERIEFWQGRASRLHDRLNYRLVDGQWLRERLAP; encoded by the coding sequence ATGACTCAAACCCTGGCCGATATGCGCCGCGACTACACCCGTGATGGCCTGGCAGAAGCCCAGGCCCCGGGGGAGCCGTTCGCTTTGTTCCACCAGTGGTTCGCCGATGCGGTGAAGACTGAACAGCCCCCGGTCGAGGCCAACGCCTTGACCCTCGCCACGGTCGATGGCGAGGGCCGGCCCCATTGCCGCGTCTTGCTGCTCAAGGGGGTCGATGACCGTGGTTTTACCTTCTTCACCAACTACGAAAGTGCCAAGGGCCAGCAACTGCAGGCCAACCCTTTCGCCGCCATGACGTTCTTCTGGCCGGCGCTGGAGCGCCAGGTACGTATCGAAGGGCGTGTGGAAAAGGTCACGGCCAAGGAGTCGGACGACTACTACCAGGTGCGACCGCTGGGCAGCCGCCTGGGGGCTTGGGCCTCGCCGCAAAGCCAGGTAATAACCGGCCGCGAAGCGTTGGAAGCGCTGGTAGAGGCGACCGAGGCGCGGTTTTGTGACACTCAGCCGCATTGCCCCGAGCACTGGGGAGGGTACCGTCTGTTGCCTGAGCGTATCGAGTTCTGGCAGGGGCGGGCGAGCCGCCTGCATGACCGGTTGAATTACCGCCTGGTGGATGGGCAATGGCTGCGAGAGCGGCTGGCGCCTTGA
- a CDS encoding OmpA family protein produces MSSHKTLALALCLTAVTGCASHSPDAAKGSGFNWWPFGSDQVAEQEVKQAVTEKVAKADAKSESASRWWWPFGGDDTAKGPVVPKIDQKATQAWLDEYEPKLREAIKDSKLELERRDNVLAVTIPVDSSYNPDRPNMLLPMTLGPITRVAKTVEGDSKTAVLVLGHADSSGVAAANQKLSLERAASVSAIFRLSGLQRDRLSLKGMGSVMPRAANDSAEGRALNRRVELLLTPQNTMVALLAKYQQAAPAPTPASMVAVQDAKAPAAKAVSTKPAAKAAAKPAAKKPVAKAKAPAKTAAKSKAAPAKPAAKKATTDKKVAANSPAKTN; encoded by the coding sequence ATGTCTTCACATAAAACCTTAGCACTCGCCCTGTGCCTGACCGCCGTCACCGGCTGCGCCAGTCACTCCCCGGACGCCGCGAAGGGCAGTGGTTTCAACTGGTGGCCTTTTGGGTCGGACCAGGTTGCCGAGCAGGAAGTGAAGCAAGCCGTCACCGAAAAGGTCGCCAAGGCCGATGCCAAGTCCGAAAGCGCCAGCCGCTGGTGGTGGCCGTTTGGCGGCGACGACACGGCCAAAGGGCCTGTTGTACCCAAGATCGACCAGAAAGCCACCCAGGCCTGGTTGGACGAATACGAGCCCAAGCTGCGTGAAGCGATCAAGGACAGCAAGCTGGAACTGGAGCGCCGTGACAACGTGCTGGCTGTGACCATTCCGGTGGACAGTTCGTACAACCCTGACCGCCCGAACATGCTGCTGCCGATGACCCTGGGCCCGATCACCCGTGTAGCCAAGACCGTCGAGGGCGATTCCAAGACCGCCGTGTTGGTGCTGGGCCATGCCGACAGCAGCGGTGTTGCTGCGGCTAACCAGAAGCTCAGCCTGGAGCGCGCCGCCTCGGTGTCGGCGATTTTCCGCCTCAGCGGCCTGCAACGTGATCGCCTGAGCCTTAAGGGGATGGGGTCGGTGATGCCGCGCGCCGCCAATGATAGCGCCGAAGGCCGTGCACTGAACCGCCGTGTGGAATTGCTGCTGACGCCTCAGAACACCATGGTCGCGCTGCTGGCCAAATACCAACAGGCCGCGCCAGCACCGACCCCAGCGTCGATGGTCGCGGTTCAGGATGCCAAGGCACCTGCCGCCAAGGCTGTCAGCACCAAACCGGCTGCCAAGGCCGCTGCCAAACCGGCCGCGAAAAAGCCTGTCGCCAAGGCCAAGGCACCCGCTAAGACGGCTGCAAAAAGCAAAGCCGCGCCGGCCAAGCCCGCTGCCAAGAAGGCGACCACCGACAAGAAAGTAGCCGCCAACAGCCCTGCGAAGACCAACTGA
- a CDS encoding serine hydrolase domain-containing protein, with amino-acid sequence MQIQGHYELKFEAVREAFAELFDDPQERGAALCIQVGGETVIDLWAGTSDKDGQQAWHSDTIANLFSCTKTFTAVTALQLVGEGKLALDVPVARYWPEFAQAGKQSITLRQLLSHRAGLPAIRELLPAEALYDWQAMVDALAAETPWWAPGTEHGYAAITYGWLIGELIRRADGRGPGDSIVARTARPLGLDFHVGLADEAFYRVAHIARGKGNPGDAAAQRLLQVTMREPEALSTRAFTNPPAILTSTNKPEWRRMQQPAANGHGNARSLAGFYAGLLDGSLLESELLDELTREHSIGQDRTLLTQTRFGLGCMLDQPEVANATFGLGARAFGHPGAGGSVGFADPEHDVAFGFVVNTLGPYVLMDPRAQKLVRVLARCL; translated from the coding sequence GTGCAGATCCAGGGTCACTATGAGCTGAAGTTCGAGGCGGTGCGTGAAGCCTTCGCCGAGTTGTTCGATGATCCCCAGGAGCGTGGCGCGGCGCTGTGCATCCAGGTGGGCGGCGAGACCGTGATCGACCTGTGGGCGGGCACCAGCGACAAGGACGGGCAGCAGGCCTGGCACAGCGACACCATCGCCAACCTGTTCTCCTGCACCAAGACTTTCACCGCCGTCACCGCCTTGCAACTGGTAGGCGAGGGCAAATTGGCGCTGGATGTTCCGGTCGCGCGTTACTGGCCCGAATTCGCTCAGGCCGGCAAGCAGTCCATCACCCTGCGCCAGTTGCTCAGCCATCGCGCTGGCCTGCCGGCCATCCGTGAGTTGCTGCCTGCCGAGGCGTTGTATGACTGGCAGGCGATGGTCGATGCCTTGGCCGCCGAAACCCCGTGGTGGGCGCCCGGCACCGAACACGGCTACGCCGCCATCACTTATGGCTGGCTGATCGGGGAGCTGATCCGCCGTGCAGACGGCCGTGGCCCCGGCGATTCGATCGTGGCCCGTACGGCCCGGCCGTTGGGGCTGGACTTCCATGTCGGCCTGGCGGATGAAGCGTTCTACCGTGTGGCGCATATCGCACGCGGCAAGGGTAACCCCGGCGATGCCGCGGCCCAGCGCTTGCTGCAGGTGACCATGCGTGAGCCCGAGGCGCTGTCGACCCGTGCGTTCACCAACCCGCCAGCGATTCTCACCAGTACCAACAAGCCCGAGTGGCGGCGCATGCAGCAACCGGCGGCCAATGGCCACGGCAATGCCCGCAGCCTGGCAGGCTTCTATGCCGGGCTGCTCGATGGCAGCCTGCTCGAGTCCGAACTGCTCGACGAACTCACCCGCGAGCACAGTATCGGGCAGGATCGCACCTTGTTGACCCAGACCCGTTTCGGCCTGGGCTGCATGCTTGACCAGCCCGAGGTGGCCAATGCCACCTTTGGCCTCGGTGCCCGTGCGTTCGGGCATCCCGGCGCAGGCGGCTCGGTAGGTTTCGCCGACCCGGAGCACGATGTGGCATTCGGTTTTGTGGTCAATACCCTTGGCCCGTATGTGCTCATGGACCCAAGAGCCCAGAAGTTGGTCCGCGTCCTTGCCCGTTGCCTTTGA